The segment ATATCTAAGTCGCCAAGCTTTGCACGACCATTTAATTCTACAAGCTCAATTAAAAATGCACAGCCTACTACTTGTCCGCCTAATTGCTCTATTAAGCGAACAGTCGCCTCTACTGTACCACCAGTTGCCAGTAAATCATCACAAATCAATACTTTTTGCTCTGGCTTAATGGCATCCTTATGCATTGTTAATGTATCTTGTCCATATTCAAGACCGTAATCTACACTAATCACTTCTCGTGGTAATTTGCCAGGCTTACGGACAGGAGCAAAGCCAATTTGCAGTGCATAGGCTACAGGGCAACCAATAATAAAACCGCGAGCTTCAGGGCCTACGATAATTTCAGCACCTAATTCTTTGGCATACTCGACAATTTGATCTGTTGCATATTTATAGGCAGGACCATTATCCATAATTGTTGTGATATCTCTGAAGGTAATGCCCTCTTTTGGCCAGTTTTCAACCGTTGTAACATATTGCTTTAAATCCATGTAATTGTTCCTCCTACGAAACGTTTTCGTCTAGTTCTGTAATCGTTCATCAAACCATTGTTTTAATTCAATATAGGGGGCATAAACTAATTTTTGCTCCATTTCAATCTGCTGTGAACGGTGTTTGTAAGACGGTGCCTCTGTTAGTGCTTGTTTTGGGACATTCACGTTGACAGTTGTCAGTCCATTCTCCATTTTAACAAAACCGAGCTCAAAAAACACCTGTGTCATAAATTTTAATGCTTCTAATGGCCATCCTGTATGCTTGGCTAAATCGGCAATATGCATATTAAGCGGAAAGGCTGGTCGATTTTTCAAAAATTTATAATACCAAGCAAATTGCTCACGAGTAGGTAAACCGCTAAAGTATTGTGAATCTGGTATATAAAAATGCGCATAAATACGCGAAGGCTTTGTTTTCTGTAAAACCGCCTCTAATCTCTCAATACTTTGTGGCAAATCTAATAGCACAATATAATCACTTTGCTCAATATTTGATAGGGCAGGATCAACCACCACAATTGGTGCACCAATTAATGATTGATAATATGTCATCGTTTCTGGACGAAAGGCAATAAATATGGCAACATCTTTTGGCACTGTATTCAACCAACGAGCTGTTTGACGAATACCTCGAATATCAAATAATTGCCATTCTGTTGTTTGTACATCCTCAATCATAAATTGAGCCTTTTTGCGTCCTTGCCATTCATTAATTTGTAAATCTCCTATAAAGGACACCTTAATGCCGTATGTTAGCTCATCGTGTAAATGTCCTTTATTAAAGCCAACACTATCTAGCTTTTCATAACCATCTGTTAGCTCCATTTTAATATGGTTATCAGCTGCCCCGATTTTACGCATCGATGCAATTTCTACATCTTCCAGCACATACGTAGGCTTTGGAAAATCTGTACCAAATGGACCAAGCATAGCAATTTCCTCAATGGCATCTGCTGAAATTTCATCAAGGCGCAGCGGGATATCAATATGAACAACAGGTGTTAATTGCTCCTCTGTTAAACAGGCTCTTGCCTGAGCATCTAAGCGAGTACGTAGTTCATCCACATGCTCTAATGATAAGGTCATACCTGCAGCCATAGGATGTCCACCGAAATGCGGCAAAATATCTCGATTTTTAGCAAGCTCATTATATAGATGGAAGCCTTCAATACTACGAGCAGAGCCTTTCGCTATACCTTTCTCTGCATCAAGTGATAGCACAATGGTTGGGCGATAATACAGTTCAACTAAACGCGAGGCGACAATACCAACAACCCCTGCATTCCAGCCTTCACCTGCCACAACAAGCACTAAGGAATCGCCAATCTTTTTATCTGCTTCAATTAAGGCAACAGCTTCATCTGTAATGCTTTTCACCAGGTCTTTGCGCTCTGCATTGCAGGCATTAAGTTGCTTTGCCAAGGCAGCTGCTTTGGCACTATCCTCAGCCATTAATAGATGAACGCCAGGAGCCGCTTCCCCAAGTCGTCCAACAGCATTTAAGCGTGGGCCAAAATAAAAGCCTATCGTTTCTTCATTAATTTTTGCCTGCTCTGTGCTTGCTACATCACACATCGCCTGCACCCACGGACTAAGAGAACGGCGCATTTCCTGTATGCCACGCTTCACAAGATAACGATTTTCATCCACAAGTGGCACTAAATCCGCTACCGTACCAATCGCAACAAACTCAAGCAAATGGGTTGGCAATTCTCCGTAAAGCGCATGTGCTAGCTTAAAGGCTACTCCAACTCCCGCAAGCTCCCCAAATGGATAATGCCCCTCTGGTATACGAGGATGTAAAATAATATCTGCTGGCGGCAGCTCCTCACCCGGCTCATGGTGATCCGTTACAATCACATCCATGCCTAGCTCCTTTGCCATGCGAATCGGCTCAATACCTGATATGCCATTGTCCACTGTAATAATTAACTGTACACCCTCATCATAGGCTTCACGGAATAATGCCTCATGCGGGCCATAGCCATGAATAAAACGATTCGGTATCTTAAACGATACATCTGCCCCAAGATCAAGCAGAACATTTAACATCACGGTTGTGCTTGTGATTCCATATAGTGATAGGTAAGCCTTTGAAGTCATCTCCAGCTTTTCCCCCACTTCACACCGTGCATGAGATTTTCACCTCACACGGCGTTCCATCGAAAACATTCAAAACTTTTGTAATCTACATAACTTAACAGAATTCACTTTATTGTTTACTATGTCTAATCGTCCAAATTTAGATTGTTAATGCTTCTAGTTCAAGTTTCTTTCTTAGCGTATTTAGCTTACTTAACATACTGATGTTCATTATTAAAGCTTTATATTTTGGGATTACTGCTTCATCTTTTGCATGTATCAAGATATGTATTTCTTTATCAACTATGCAGAGGTTTTTATATTCATCAGTACTACCTTGCAATCGTGGTACTTTATGATGTCAATGTAAAGTCATCGGATTTAATTCTTGCGCTGTTACATAACATTTACCTCTTTATGCACAATATAATGCAATACGATTATCATTATATTCAATACTTCGTTGTGGAATTGGATGTTCCATTAAAAAGCGTAGTATATTGACATCAATAGTAGATAGATTTCTATGAATTTCTTCTCTACCTTCTTTTGTATATGCATTTACTACATTGCGTTTCATTATTGGACTTTTGTGTTTAATGTAGCCAATAGGTAGAAACGGTGCTCCTGATATAAATCTAAGTTGTTTGCTTTTTCCGTATTCTTTCTTAATAAAGTCGGATGTAATAACACCCGCCTTCTTGATTCGCCGTTTCATTCGATGGTCTTTTAAACATGCATTGATTTCATACGCAATGTTTCCCATATCCTCAGCTATCATTGTGGCTATACGGAAATATTGATGAAGCCCTATTACAGTTGAGCTGTATAATGCAATTTTTCTTGCTTGGTCGTTTGAGCCACTATCATCTCGAATACCCTTAATAATTTCTTTTATTTAAAGTTACTACCTCTTGAACTATGGTCATACAGCATATCGAATGTATCTTGCATGCTGTAGTATTCCATATTTCTTAGTTTGGACTTTTTAACATGTTTTGCGATTCGTGAATTCGCCACAGACATCAGCCCCTTCTCAAGTGGTGATTCTATTAGTCATACTCGAATCTGTGATTTGTTATGCATTTATAAGTCTTTGAAAGTTCCGACTAGAGCCTATCCCTCCACCGCTTATTATCACGGTTTCAATGGTACTGTGACTCCACTCTCACGGAAAGTTAATCAATTTTAATAGGTTGCCCCTTTATATATTGAACTGCTTCACAGGTAGGTTAATACCTCCACATCCTCCGCTTTCCACGTTCCGATTCCTTTATCCCTACATATATCCTTAGGTTTCTCCTATAGTCCTGTATGCTGGAACTTGCCTGTAACAAGCTATGGGCTTTCATAACGCCAGATTCTTACTTACCCACACATACGATGGCATTGCCACCCATTGCATTTCTACAATGTCTACGTCTAGATCCGTACATTCAGAGATTCGTCAGTGCTTATGCAGCACATTCTAACCATAGATATTTTATGGACTCCCGGCATATAGGATACACCATCTACCTCTAGACAGCTTTCGTGATTTACCATTATCGTAAACTTACGGTATCTCTCTGCCGACTTCACCGAGCTTCATACTTTCCTACTTAACCTTGGTAAAAGCATGTCGGAGTATCAGAGTAGGCGTTTCAAGGCGTTACCCTATCATTCCACCTATCAAGGAATCAGTTCTCCTAGAAAATCTAGTGTCTAAGCTTTTCACTTAGAAACGTGTCGCACCCGCGTCATAATCGCCATAAATCAAGATTTTCTCTCCATTATCTAATGCTTGCTCAATTCGTGCCACTGCTTCAGCCATACCTTTCATTAGCAATGGATCATGTATACTTGTCTCAGTCATATTTATTAAGCTCTCTGCATCTGCTGTTGTTTCACAGCCTCTTGCCGCTAAAATTTTCGCTGCAATCGCAGAAAGTTGTAAGTCATTTTGCAATGCTTGTACAAGTGTGGCATCTGGGCGCTCCACCTGCCATCTTTTTTTTGATAGAATCATCTTCTCACTTCCTTACGAAGGCTATTATACCGAATTTCTATACAATCCGCACTATTCTCTTTATCAGGTGGATTTTCTCGTGCTATCCGTCAATTCTGATATTCTATCCGTCACTTTCCTCATTCTATCCGCCATAAAAAAAGCCTACTCATTGAGTAGACTTTGTTCGTATATCTTTTGAGGCAGCTACTAGAGCTTGCACTGTTGCCATATCGCCCTTATGCAGAGCTGTTACAATGGCGCTACCAACAATAACGCCATCTCCTAATGCGCCCATGCTTTTGACTTGCTCAGGCGTAGAAATGCCAAAGCCTGCTAGCACAGGGATCGGACTTGCTTGACGCAAGCGTGCAAAATGCTGCTCTAAATTATCCGCAAAATCGGCACGTGCACCTGTAATCCCATTGACCGTTACAGCATATACAAAGCCTTGGCTAGCTGCTGCAATACGAGCGATGCGCTCTGGAGGGCTCGTTAATGATACCAATTGTACAATATCAATGGCATATGGATTTAAAGCTTCACGCAAAATCTCGCTTTCCTCTAATGGCACATCAGGTACGATTAATCCCTTAACGCCTGCTGCTACACAGGCTTGAGCAAAATTATCTAAGCCATAAGCTAAGACAGGATTAAAATAGGTCATGACAACTAATGGTACTTTGATTTCTTCGCGAAATGAAGCTAATGTTTGCAGCACCTTTCTTAAGGTCACGCCTGCTGCAAGTGCACGTTCACCTGCCTGCTCAATCGTTGGGCCGTCTGCTACAGGGTCTGTAAAAGGAATCCCTACTTCAATAGCCGTAACGCCTAGCTGCTGCAAACTTAAAATCGTTGGTTGAATGGTTTCAAGTCCTCCATCACCAGCCATGATATAGGGTATAAAAGCTTTATGCCCTGCGATTTGCACCTGCTCAATTGCCTGTTGTAAAGTTGTCATTTTTCATCCCCTCCTAATGCTGCTCGCACGGTATGTACATCCTTATCGCCTCGGCCTGATAAACATACAACAATTACCTGATCTTGCGGCATTGTTTTGGCAAGCTTTGCTGTATAGGCAATAGCATGAGAGCTTTCAAGCGCTGGGAGAATGCCCTCTGTTCGGCATAATAATTGCAAGCCCTCTAATGCTTCATCATCTGTTATCGCATCAAATTGGGCACGACCAATATCATGTAAATAGCAATGCTCTGGTCCTTTTCCTGGATAATCTAATCCCGCTGAAATAGAGTGTGCCTCCTGCACAAAGCCATTGTCGTCCTGCAATAAATACATATAGGCACCATGTAACACGCCTAATTGTCCGCCTGCAATCGCTGCCGCATGCTTGCCTGTTTCAAGCCCCGCGCCTGCTGCCTCCACGCCATATAAGGCTACTTCCTCATCATCAACAAATGGATGGAACATACCAATCGCATTGCTGCCACCTCCTATACAGGCAACAACTGCATTTGGTAAACGTCCTTCCTTCTCTAAAATTTGCTTTCTTGTTTCAACACCAATCACACACTGAAAATCACGTACAATTTTTGGGAATGGATGTGGTCCTAATGCAGAGCCTAAAATATAATGGGTATCCTCCACATTCGTCACCCAGTAGCGCAGTGCCGCATTCACAGCATCCTTTAATGTTTTAGAGCCACTCTCTACAGATTGAACCTTTGTGCCAAGCAGTTCCATTCGAAAGACATTTAACTGCTGGCGCTTAATATCTTCCGCTCCCATAAATACAACACACTCAAGATTTAATAATGCACAGGCTGTAGCTGTTGCCACACCATGCTGTCCCGCACCTGTTTCGGCAACAATTTTCTTTTTGCCCATACGTTTTGCCAGCAGTGCCTGCCCAATGGCATTGTTAATTTTATGCGCGCCTGTATGGTTTAAATCTTCACGCTTTAAATAGATTTTGGCACCACCAAGCTCCTTTGTCAGATTGGCTGCGTAATAAAGTGGCGTTTCTCGCCCAACATAGTCCTGTAAATAATGAGCTAGCTCCTCTGTAAATGTTGGATCATTTAACGCTTTATCATAGGCTGCTTCTAGCTCTAATAAGGCTGTCATTAATGTTTCTGGTACAAATTGTCCGCCGAACTTTCCATAACGCCCATCCTTTGTAGGTACACTATTTGCAATTGACATGATGCGCTTCCCCCTTTACTGCTTGTAAAAATGCTTGTATTTTTGTAGGGTCTTTTACCCCATCTGTTTCCACACCGCTTGATACGTCTACCATAAAGGGTGTGACGCTTGCGATGGCTTCGTTAATATTCTCGGCATGAAGCCCACCCGCTAATATTAATTTCTCTCGTGGAATCCCTACTTCCTCTAACAGTGTCCAATCGAAAGTATGACCGCTACCTCCTTTAAAATCAGTGCCGGGTGCATCAAATAAATAATAGTCCACCTGATAATTGGCAGCAACTTGCACATCCTCTTTTTTACGTACTGACAATGCCTTAATGGCTGGATAGCCCTGCTTCTGAATAAACGCTGGTGTTTCCTCCCCGTGGTATTGTACATAATCTAGCGGCACACGTTCTACTGCTTCCTTTAATTCAGCGGGCGTTGGATTTACAAACACACCAATTTTTAAAACGCCCTCTGGTATTTGCTGTGCTAGGTGCTGTGCCTGCTCAAGCGATACACGGCGTTTACTTGGTGCAAAGACAAAACCAATAGCATCTGCACCTGCCTGCACAGCCGTCATAACATGCTCTGGCTCACGCAAGCCACAAATTTTCACCTTCGTCATACAGATGCCTCCTCTTTCAATACCTGTAATTGTTGCAACGCTATGCCTGCATCCCCACTACGCATTAAAGCCTCACCAACAAGCACACCGCTTGCGCCCATCGCTGCTACCTTCTGCGCATCCTCCTGTGACCAAATACCACTTTCACTAATTAACACACGCTTCTCGTCAAATGGGAAAACCTCTGCAATTTCTTGTGTATGTGCTAGACTAACCTCAAAGGTGCGTAAATCACGATTATTGATACCAATTAACTTGGCATCTACTGCAAGCGCACGTTGAAGCTCTTCCTTATCATGCACCTCTACCAGTACCTCCAAGCCTAAGCTCGTTGCATAGCTATATAAATCGCGTAATGTTTCATCCGTTAAGGCAGCTACAATTAATAGAATAATAGATGCACCCGCTGCCTTGGCAAATCGAATCTGCACCCGATCCACCATAAAATCCTTGCACAGTAGCGGTGTATCTACGACATTGGCAACATCGGTTAAATCCTGAAACGAGCCTTTAAAAAATTCCTTATCCGTTAAAACAGAGATAGCAGCAGCTCCTGCCTGTGCATAGATTTGTGCTTGCGCAACTGGATTTGCGCCCTCTGCAATCAAGCCTTTAGAGGGAGAGGCACGCTTCATTTCTGCAATGACCTGCAGCTTATTTGCTTTGTACAATGCTTCAAATAATGATGGACGTGGTTTTTCTACAAAATTGGCTAACGGATCAGGCTGCTCCAATAAAGCGCCTACCTCAACCTTTTTTTGCTGAAGAATTTTATTTAAAATATTCATTGTCCTACCTCCACCTCTTTTATTTGCTGACTATAGGTAACAACCGCCTCTAGTTTTTGTAATGCTCGCCCACTAAAAATGCTATCTTTTGCCATAGCAACACCCTCTTTAACGGTATTTGCAAGACCATAGCCAAATAACCCAATGCCAGCATTTAATAACACTGTATCCAAATAGGCACTTTGCTCACCAGCTAGTAATTTTTTCATAATCACGGCATTTTCATCTGCATTGCCTCCGCGAATCGCCTCTAGTGGTGTAACAGGAAGACCAACATCCTCTGCTGTTAATGAAAAAGGAATTAAATCACCTTTATCGACTAACACAAATGTATTTTGCCCTGCTAAGGAAGCCTCATCTAGCCCTTGTGTACCCGAAACAACAATCGCACGTTCACGTCCAAGCATTTGTAGTACAGATGCATATTCCATGACAAAATTAGGTCGATTAATACCAGTAAATTGTGTGGACAATGGTACTGGATTTGTTAATGGTCCCACAAGATTAAAAATGGTTGGCTTGCCAAGTGAACGGCGCACCTCACCAATCCGCTTTAACTTAGGATGAACATTTGGCGCATATAAAAACGCAATGCCCTCCTTTTCCAATAGCTCAACCGTTTGAGCAATTGTAATATCTGTATGAATTCCTAATGCCTCCAAAACATCCGAGCTACCAGAGGAGGAGGAAATTTTACGATTCCCGTGCTTGGCTATTTTGACACCTGCACCTGCTAAAACAAAAGCAGATGCTGTGCTAATATTAAATGTATGAAGCCCATCTCCACCAGTACCGCAATTATCCATATAACCATTTTCTTGAATGGGCACTTTTCGTGCAAAGGAGCGCATAACTGTTGCCAATGCTGCTACCTCATGGGCAGTTTCTCCCTTAGCAGATAAAGCTGTTAAAAAGCTGGCAATTTCATCTTTCGGTGTATCATCCTGAAATATCCATTGCGCTGCCTGTAACATTTCTTCATATATTAAGTGTTCACCTTGTAAAACTTTTTGTTGGTAATCTTTCATTGACTTTGCCCTCCATTACTAGCAAGTAGCTGTAGAAATGTCCGTTCTTCCTCTTGCACCTGCTGTAAAATATCGACTATATCTGTATATTTCGTTAGTGTAACCATCGACTGCATATGCATTGTTTGCTGTTCAACAACAATGGATTGCCCTGTTAAGGCAAAATCTAAATGCCCATTAAAGCCAATAAAACCAAGTGCGCCACCAAAAATGCCTGCAGTATGATGCCATTGTTCTAAAGACTGTGTTGCTTGCTTCTTTGGTATCCCTGTAGCAGAGAATGGTGGTATTGTTATGGCTAATACATCAAGAGCATGAAGCATTGGTAACAGCTGACCTTCTATCCTTGTTGTCATATGAAGTGCATGCTTGGAGCGGACAATGCGCATTGCATCCATCACCTGCACAGAATCTCGGAAACAAACAGACTGTAGCTCTTGCTGCACTGCACTAACAAGCACTGCATGTGATTTCCTCACTTCTGTATGCTCAGATAATTTTCGTTCATTCTCTAAATCTTCGCCCTTTGTCATACCTCTTGGATACGTGCCCTCTGTAGGTGTGGCAATCACGCGCTCACCCTTTACTTGTATTAAACTTTCAGGGGAAGTACCTAACACAACATGATCATCAAATTCAACATAATACATATAGGCAGCAGGCTTTTTCTTGCGTAGCTGTCTATATAAAGAAAAGGCATCTCCCTGAAGGCTTGCCACATAACGTTTGGATAACACAATTCTCGTTACTTCCTCGTTAAGTGAATCTTGCATAGTCTGTAAAGTTGTTGTAAATGCCTCATTGCTTGGTGTATCAAGTAATTGATAATGGCAGCCTACATCCTCACAGGTATCTCCATGTACTAATTGTTGTGCCAACGCCTCTAAATCAGGCTCTTGTTTTTCTGCATCAATATTTGTATAAATTAATGTCACTTCATCTGTTACATGATCAAAAACAATAATTGTTTCATATACATGAAAATGTGCATTTGGAAGCTCTAATGTATCGTCTGCTAACATTGTTGTGCCATGTCCAATATAACCAACAGCACCGCCAGAGAACGGAAATTGTGTTGTATTGGATATCCGTGGCATTAGTCGTTTAAGAAGAACGAAAAGCTCTCCATGATGTGTATACGTTTTGCCTGTTTTATAGGAATACTCCTGAATTTCTTGCCCAATGCCCTTATAGGTTTTTCTTGGATTTGCCCCAATAAATGAAAATCTTCCTGCTTCTTCGTGTTGAGCCGAGCTCTCAAGCAAAAATTTATGTTTTCCCTGTAAACGTCTAAAAATTAAAATAGGTGTTAATGAATCACCATTTAAGCTTTTTATTTTTGTTCTTGAACTCGTTGTTTGCATAGCTCTCAATCTCCTTTTAAATTGCTATCACGAAATAAAAAAGCCCCCTGCAAAAAGGATTATTCCTAATTGCAGAGGACGATTATAACCGCGTTGCCACCTCATATTAGAGCCTATGATGCTCTCATCTCTAGCTTCCTTTATCATAACCTCAATAAAGCAAGCAACCCCTATAACGTGGGGAATCCCGTTCGCCTTTTAGAAGCGACTCTCCTAAGTCCATTCACACTAAGTTGCAAATCAGTTTACACCATCCACTGACTCTCTAAATTGCACACTTAAGCTACTACTCTTATTCAACAATTTCTCAGCTATTCTGCTCTACACTCAGCTCATCTGTTCTAAGGCTGACCTCGCTCCCGAAGCCTTCTACCTTCACCGAACAAAAAGTTAGCTCTAATTCTATGTCAAAGCTTTGTAATTGTCAATAAATTCTGAAGAAAAAGTTTAAATTTATATATTCATAGAAAATAAATCCCCAGCTTCCCTCAGTATTGACCGAGTAAACATATCAAGTTATAGTAACCTCAGAATATGTTTGATCAAACATCTGTTGAGTCAACATAAAGCCTCTAGCAAAGATCATTATTTTTCTATACAAAAGAAGAAAGTAGGCATGTGTATGTCCATTCGAAAAAAATTAAATTTAGGTTTTATTTTCCTAATAGGTCTATTGTTTATTTCTAGCATTGTATCCTTTGTCGAATTCAAAGCTACACAAAATGATTTAAATGAAGTGCTTAATCATCGCATCGTTCAAATTGAGTTAACTGAAAAAATACGCCAGCAGCTTGCCTCTCAAGGTTTATTTTTACGATCCTATATTTTAAATAGTAAAGATGAGATAGCTAAAGCAAATTTAGAACGCTATGAACAGCAATTACCAGAAACAATTGAAGAGCTTTCTTCGATTGTACGCTCCGATTATACAAAAAATATTATGCAACAAATCACTGAGCTACAAGATGGACTACTCACCAATTCAGCAAAAGCAATCCAAGTATTTGAAAGTGGTAATACGGACGAAGCACTCACTCACATTAATGTAGATGTAACCTATTACAATAAGGAAATTTTCGCACTAACAACTGAGTTATTAAATTATCATCAAGAAATGCTGCAAAAAACAGATCAAGAGGTCAACCACACCGTTTCACGCGCTCTAATTATTTCAATTAGTTTACTAGTTGCCAGCATCGTTACTGGTCTATACTTTATGCGATTTGTTAAAAGTTCCATTGTTCAACCATTACACAAGGTTATTCATGCAGCAGATACTTTAGCTCAGGGGGATTTATCCATTGCACAGCTTGACTATCATTCAAAGGATGAGATTGGTATACTGGCAAATGCGGTAAACACTTTACAACAAAATTTATCCGGCTTAATCACCAATATTCAAGATAGTGCCTCTCATCTATCAGCGGTTTCAGAGGAGCTTTCTGCTAGCACAGAGGAAGTCACAACAACTTCTGATGATATTGCACAACGTATTCAAGAAAATGTAACATATATCAATTCATCTGCTAGCGCCTCCCAACAAAGTGCTATTGCTATGGATGAAACAGCAGCTGGTGTCCAACGTATAGCTGAAGCAACGCATAGCTTACATGCCAATGCGACAAATATGACACAGCTTGCCCAAACAGGAGGCACAACAATTTCAACAGCACAGCAGCAAATGGATATCATTTCAGTAGCCACTGCTGACGTTGCAACATTAACCAATAAACTTAGTCAGCAATCAAAAGAAATTGAACAGATTACAGCCGTAATTACAGCGATTTCAGAACAAACAAACTTACTCGCACTCAATGCAGCTATTGAAGCAGCAAGAGCTGGGGAGCATGGCAAAGGCTTCGCTGTAGTAGCTGATGAAGTACGCAAGCTTGCAGAGGAATCTAATCAATCAGCTCATCAAATTGTCGCCATTACAAAGGAAATTCTTGTAGATACAGAAAATGTAGCAGCCGCTGTAGATAATGGCTTAGCTTCTGTACAGGATGGTGTTGCCAAAATTCATGAGGCAGGCGATGCTTTCTATGCAATTACATCGGCAGTCACAGCATTTACCGAGCAAATCGAAGAAATCTCTGCCACATCTGAGGAAATCTCTGCAAGCGCCGAACAGGTCGCAGCCTCTGTTACAGAAATTGCAAATGTTTCAAAGCAATCAGCTAATAACTCGCAAATTATTGGACAATCTGTGGATGAACAAGTTGCCACAATGCAGCAGGTCAACGCTGTCGCAGAGGAATTAAGCGATAATGCTCAACAGTTACAGGCTTTATTACAGCAATTTAAGCTATAGATAAAGTGCATTATAGATAAAAAATCTGCTAGCTTTTAAAAAGCTAGCAGATTTTTTATGAAGAAGAACTGGCTAAAAGAATTTTAATAATGCAATGCCACTAATGATCATCATAACAGCAATCACTCTTCTTTGATCAATCGGATATCTTGGCAATCCCATTATACCGAAATGGTCAATGCAAAGCCCCATTAAAATTTGCCCTAGAATAGCCGTCA is part of the Lysinibacillus sp. FSL K6-0232 genome and harbors:
- a CDS encoding phosphoribosylanthranilate isomerase gives rise to the protein MTKVKICGLREPEHVMTAVQAGADAIGFVFAPSKRRVSLEQAQHLAQQIPEGVLKIGVFVNPTPAELKEAVERVPLDYVQYHGEETPAFIQKQGYPAIKALSVRKKEDVQVAANYQVDYYLFDAPGTDFKGGSGHTFDWTLLEEVGIPREKLILAGGLHAENINEAIASVTPFMVDVSSGVETDGVKDPTKIQAFLQAVKGEAHHVNCK
- the trpA gene encoding tryptophan synthase subunit alpha, translating into MTTLQQAIEQVQIAGHKAFIPYIMAGDGGLETIQPTILSLQQLGVTAIEVGIPFTDPVADGPTIEQAGERALAAGVTLRKVLQTLASFREEIKVPLVVMTYFNPVLAYGLDNFAQACVAAGVKGLIVPDVPLEESEILREALNPYAIDIVQLVSLTSPPERIARIAAASQGFVYAVTVNGITGARADFADNLEQHFARLRQASPIPVLAGFGISTPEQVKSMGALGDGVIVGSAIVTALHKGDMATVQALVAASKDIRTKSTQ
- the trpC gene encoding indole-3-glycerol phosphate synthase TrpC, which produces MNILNKILQQKKVEVGALLEQPDPLANFVEKPRPSLFEALYKANKLQVIAEMKRASPSKGLIAEGANPVAQAQIYAQAGAAAISVLTDKEFFKGSFQDLTDVANVVDTPLLCKDFMVDRVQIRFAKAAGASIILLIVAALTDETLRDLYSYATSLGLEVLVEVHDKEELQRALAVDAKLIGINNRDLRTFEVSLAHTQEIAEVFPFDEKRVLISESGIWSQEDAQKVAAMGASGVLVGEALMRSGDAGIALQQLQVLKEEASV
- the trpB gene encoding tryptophan synthase subunit beta gives rise to the protein MSIANSVPTKDGRYGKFGGQFVPETLMTALLELEAAYDKALNDPTFTEELAHYLQDYVGRETPLYYAANLTKELGGAKIYLKREDLNHTGAHKINNAIGQALLAKRMGKKKIVAETGAGQHGVATATACALLNLECVVFMGAEDIKRQQLNVFRMELLGTKVQSVESGSKTLKDAVNAALRYWVTNVEDTHYILGSALGPHPFPKIVRDFQCVIGVETRKQILEKEGRLPNAVVACIGGGSNAIGMFHPFVDDEEVALYGVEAAGAGLETGKHAAAIAGGQLGVLHGAYMYLLQDDNGFVQEAHSISAGLDYPGKGPEHCYLHDIGRAQFDAITDDEALEGLQLLCRTEGILPALESSHAIAYTAKLAKTMPQDQVIVVCLSGRGDKDVHTVRAALGGDEK
- the trpD gene encoding anthranilate phosphoribosyltransferase; the protein is MKDYQQKVLQGEHLIYEEMLQAAQWIFQDDTPKDEIASFLTALSAKGETAHEVAALATVMRSFARKVPIQENGYMDNCGTGGDGLHTFNISTASAFVLAGAGVKIAKHGNRKISSSSGSSDVLEALGIHTDITIAQTVELLEKEGIAFLYAPNVHPKLKRIGEVRRSLGKPTIFNLVGPLTNPVPLSTQFTGINRPNFVMEYASVLQMLGRERAIVVSGTQGLDEASLAGQNTFVLVDKGDLIPFSLTAEDVGLPVTPLEAIRGGNADENAVIMKKLLAGEQSAYLDTVLLNAGIGLFGYGLANTVKEGVAMAKDSIFSGRALQKLEAVVTYSQQIKEVEVGQ
- a CDS encoding adenine phosphoribosyltransferase; its protein translation is MDLKQYVTTVENWPKEGITFRDITTIMDNGPAYKYATDQIVEYAKELGAEIIVGPEARGFIIGCPVAYALQIGFAPVRKPGKLPREVISVDYGLEYGQDTLTMHKDAIKPEQKVLICDDLLATGGTVEATVRLIEQLGGQVVGCAFLIELVELNGRAKLGDLDIKALIQY
- the recJ gene encoding single-stranded-DNA-specific exonuclease RecJ — encoded protein: MTSKAYLSLYGITSTTVMLNVLLDLGADVSFKIPNRFIHGYGPHEALFREAYDEGVQLIITVDNGISGIEPIRMAKELGMDVIVTDHHEPGEELPPADIILHPRIPEGHYPFGELAGVGVAFKLAHALYGELPTHLLEFVAIGTVADLVPLVDENRYLVKRGIQEMRRSLSPWVQAMCDVASTEQAKINEETIGFYFGPRLNAVGRLGEAAPGVHLLMAEDSAKAAALAKQLNACNAERKDLVKSITDEAVALIEADKKIGDSLVLVVAGEGWNAGVVGIVASRLVELYYRPTIVLSLDAEKGIAKGSARSIEGFHLYNELAKNRDILPHFGGHPMAAGMTLSLEHVDELRTRLDAQARACLTEEQLTPVVHIDIPLRLDEISADAIEEIAMLGPFGTDFPKPTYVLEDVEIASMRKIGAADNHIKMELTDGYEKLDSVGFNKGHLHDELTYGIKVSFIGDLQINEWQGRKKAQFMIEDVQTTEWQLFDIRGIRQTARWLNTVPKDVAIFIAFRPETMTYYQSLIGAPIVVVDPALSNIEQSDYIVLLDLPQSIERLEAVLQKTKPSRIYAHFYIPDSQYFSGLPTREQFAWYYKFLKNRPAFPLNMHIADLAKHTGWPLEALKFMTQVFFELGFVKMENGLTTVNVNVPKQALTEAPSYKHRSQQIEMEQKLVYAPYIELKQWFDERLQN
- a CDS encoding single-stranded DNA-binding protein, which codes for MILSKKRWQVERPDATLVQALQNDLQLSAIAAKILAARGCETTADAESLINMTETSIHDPLLMKGMAEAVARIEQALDNGEKILIYGDYDAGATRF